Proteins from a genomic interval of Phalacrocorax aristotelis chromosome 3, bGulAri2.1, whole genome shotgun sequence:
- the RHOQ gene encoding rho-related GTP-binding protein RhoQ isoform X1, whose amino-acid sequence MAHGSAAVMLKCVVVGDGAVGKTCLLMSYANDAFPEEYVPTVFDHYAVSVTVGGKQYLLGLYDTAGQEDYDRLRPLSYPMTDVFLICFSVVNPASFQNVKEEWVPELKEYAPNVPFLLVGTQIDLRDDPKTLARLNDMKEKPVSVEQGQKLAKEIGAYCYVECSALTQKGLKTVFDEAIIAILAPKKHTVKKRIGSRCINCCLIT is encoded by the exons ATGGCCCATGGCAGCGCGGCGGTCATGCTGAAGTGCGTGGTAGTGGGGGATGGCGCCGTGGGCAAGACGTGCCTGCTGATGAGCTACGCCAACGACGCCTTCCCCGAGGAGTACGTGCCCACCGTCTTCGACCACTACGCAG TCAGCGTTACCGTCGGGGGCAAGCAGTACCTGCTGGGGCTGTACGACACCGCCGGCCAG gaaGACTATGATCGTCTGAGACCTTTATCTTATCCTATGACCGATGTCTTCCTTATCTGCTTCTCAGTGGTAAACCCtgcttcatttcaaaatgtgaaGGAAGAGTGGGTACCGGAGTTGAAGGAATATGCACCTAATGTTCCCTTTTTACTAGTAGGAACACAG ATTGATCTTCGTGATGACCCAAAAACTCTGGCAAGACTGAATGATATGAAGGAGAAGCCCGTATCTGTGGAGCAAGGACAGAAGTTAGCAAAAGAG ATAGGAGCCTACTGCTATGTGGAGTGTTCAGCTTTAACACAGAAAGGACTGAAGACTGTTTTTGATGAAGCTATTATAGCCATTCTCGCTCCAAAGAAACACACAGTGAAGAAGAGAATAGGCTCAAGATGCATAAACTGCTGTTTGATCACATAA
- the RHOQ gene encoding rho-related GTP-binding protein RhoQ isoform X2, whose amino-acid sequence MAHGSAAVMLKCVVVGDGAVGKTCLLMSYANDAFPEEYVPTVFDHYAVSVTVGGKQYLLGLYDTAGQEDYDRLRPLSYPMTDVFLICFSVVNPASFQNVKEEWVPELKEYAPNVPFLLVGTQIDLRDDPKTLARLNDMKEKPVSVEQGQKLAKEEPTAMWSVQL is encoded by the exons ATGGCCCATGGCAGCGCGGCGGTCATGCTGAAGTGCGTGGTAGTGGGGGATGGCGCCGTGGGCAAGACGTGCCTGCTGATGAGCTACGCCAACGACGCCTTCCCCGAGGAGTACGTGCCCACCGTCTTCGACCACTACGCAG TCAGCGTTACCGTCGGGGGCAAGCAGTACCTGCTGGGGCTGTACGACACCGCCGGCCAG gaaGACTATGATCGTCTGAGACCTTTATCTTATCCTATGACCGATGTCTTCCTTATCTGCTTCTCAGTGGTAAACCCtgcttcatttcaaaatgtgaaGGAAGAGTGGGTACCGGAGTTGAAGGAATATGCACCTAATGTTCCCTTTTTACTAGTAGGAACACAG ATTGATCTTCGTGATGACCCAAAAACTCTGGCAAGACTGAATGATATGAAGGAGAAGCCCGTATCTGTGGAGCAAGGACAGAAGTTAGCAAAAGAG GAGCCTACTGCTATGTGGAGTGTTCAGCTTTAA